The following coding sequences lie in one Arachis hypogaea cultivar Tifrunner chromosome 9, arahy.Tifrunner.gnm2.J5K5, whole genome shotgun sequence genomic window:
- the LOC140175204 gene encoding uncharacterized protein, which translates to MEGPKPVSAAQGSASRNPDETEANTKKLLEAVRRGDLDETLKLAAVETGAIRAEVMTHWRGRALHIALTFGHLHIVDKLVQLMSPNDLELATDSNTVLCSAVLNKDENFNISAAKCIVSKHDRLLTLPTPYYWIPVTWAVELGHNELARYLYSVTPFHVLRPENGKYGADLLVRCYYSKMFDVAVDLLRRCPRLAMRNQGQGAGDNLLLTLAKAPSSSLDQIQFHLGKDGCMKTYEEKPLKRSEQQNINDDVRRIFSLAVEYRQANVYNLIHGLSAKPFLSTSIDYFGNSMLHMAGMLAPPIQLSPIPGALLQMQRELQWFKEVESIC; encoded by the exons ATGGAGGGACCAAAACCAGTTTCTGCTGCACAAGGAAGCGCATCAAGGAATCCAg ATGAAACAGAAGCAAATACGAAAAAATTACTGGAGGCAGTGCGAAGGGGAGACTTAGACGAGACCTTAAAGTTGGCGGCGGTGGAGACAGGAGCAATCAGGGCAGAGGTGATGACGCACTGGCGCGGAAGAGCACTTCATATTGCACTTACGTTTGGGCATTTGCACATTGTTGACAAGTTAGTGCAACTCATGTCACCGAATGATCTTGAGCTGGCAACTGATTCAAACACAGTGTTGTGTTCTGCTGTTTTAAATAAGGATGAGAATTTTAACATTTCAGCTGCAAAATGCATCGTCTCAAAACATGATAGGTTGCTCACTCTTCCAACCCCATATTATTGGATTCCGGTGACATGGGCTGTTGAATTGGGCCACAATGAACTGGCTCGCTATTTGTATTCTGTCACTCCATTTCATGTGTTGCGCCCTGAAAATGGCAAATATGGCGCTGATCTTCTCGTCAGGTGCTACTATTCCAAGATGTTTG ATGTGGCTGTGGACTTGTTGAGGCGTTGTCCAAGATTAGCAATGCGTAATCAGGGTCAGGGAGCTGGGGATAACTTATTGTTGACGTTAGCAAAAGCACCTTCCTCGTCACTAGATCAAATCCAGTTCCATCTTGGAAAAGATGGTTGTATGAAA acatatgaagaaaaaccattgaagagaagtgaacaacaaaatattaac gatGATGT GAGGCGCATATTTTCCCTCGCTGTGGAGTATCGTCAAGCAAACGTTTACAATCTTATTCATGGCCTTAGTGCGAAACCTTTTCTTTCAACCTCCATAGATTACTTTGGAAATTCCATGCTACACATGGCAGGAATGCTAGCTCCTCCAATACAACTTAGTCCAATTCCTGGGGCCCTTTTACAGATGCAAAGAGAATTGCAGTGGTTTAAGGAAGTGGAGAGTATCtgttga
- the LOC140175364 gene encoding uncharacterized protein — protein MSKMKTIHSFFKRKERIYDEQNSASDSLSNVQNIIEQPVTQLVEQDIQPSASKIARTEIDQVNIDTLMRDPGKRPQIWNYPINQQDEIRRAYIKFGPYQFIMDEYPLSGLESHPRRFKAHWFKSFSWLEYSPEVDAAFCLPCYLFSRKSSPFTSGGFRNWKKVNNGKDCAFLSHVGKSLNSPHNIAVKSCKDLLNQLCHIDKVLAKQSSQQVLSNRLRLKASIDTVKWLTFQACAFRGHDESHESQNRGNFLEMLKLLASYNKEVDAVVLDNAPQNAIYTSPSIQKEILHVFARKVQNEIRNEIGNAKFCLIVDEARDESRREQMALVVRFVDKHGFVKERLIDVVHVKDTTSATLKQEICSALSHHNLNIQNVRGQGYDGASNMRGEWKGLQALIIQECPYAYYVHCFAHQLQLALVAAAKEVVDVHAFFQSLSNIINVVCSSCKRNDELRSAYATEISHLVATNQIETGRGANQIGTLKRSGDTRWSSHFNSICSLLRMFGATTSVLEDLATNGSTYSQRGDATYALKSLLSFDFVFILHMMKEIMGITDKLCQALQQKSQDILNAMHLVSSTKSLIQQLRDSSWGALLEKVSSFCNDHAIQIPDMGASFSDIIRSRRKKDVVTVEHHYRVDIFTSVIDFQLKELNSRFSEQATELLILSTSLDPKDAFKLFSVCNICNLVKNFYSLDFSEQEKIQLDYELQHYELDVVKAPDFQNLSTLAELCQKLTETGKSNIYPLIDRLIRLVLTLPVTTATTERAFSAMKIIKTRLRNKMEDEFLADCMIVYIEKKIASKFTSEMIIDDFSSMKHRRASLKISKS, from the coding sequence atgtcaaagatgaaaacaattcactcatttttcaagagaaaagagagaatatatgatgaacaaaattcagcttcagattctttgagtaatgttcaaaatattattgaacaacCTGTGACACAACTTGTTGAGCAAGATATTCAACCCTCTGCTTCCAAAATAGCAAGGACTGAAATAGATCAAGTTAATATTGATACATTGATGCGTGATCCCGGAAAGCGTCCGCAAATTTGGAATTATCCTATCAATCAACAAGATGAAATCCGTAGAGCATACATAAAGTTTGGACCATATCAATTTATTATGGATGAGTACCCTCTTTCTGGTCTAGAAAGTCATCCTCGTCGTTTCAAAGCTCATTGGTTTAAGAGTTTTTCTTGGCTAGAATATTCGCCAGAAGTGGATGCTGCATTTTGTCTTCCATGCTATTTATTTTCTAGAAAATCAAGTCCATTCACATCAGGAGGATTTCGCAATtggaaaaaagtgaataatggaaaggATTGTGCATTTTTATCTCATGTGGGTAAATCTCTTAATTCTCCTCATAATATTGCTGTTAAGTCTTGTAAAGATTTGCTTAATCAATTATGTCACATTGACAAAGTATTGGCTAAGCAAAGCTCACAACAAGTTTTAAGCAATAGATTGCGTCTTAAAGCCTCTATTGATACTGTCAAATGGTTAACGTTTCAAGCTTGTGCTTTTAGGGGACATGACGAGAGTCATGAGTCTCAGAATCGAGGAAATTTTCttgaaatgttaaaattattagctTCTTACAATAAAGAAGTGGATGCAGTTGTTTTGGATAATGCTCCTCAAAATGCAATATACACATCACCTTCTATTCAAAAGGAAATTCTACATGTTTTTGCTAGAAAGGTGCAAAATGAAATTCGCAATGAGATTGGTAATGCAAAgttttgtttgattgttgatgaaGCTAGAGATGAATCTAGAAGAGAACAAATGGCACTTGTTGTTAGATTTGTTGATAAGCATGGATTTGTCAAAGAAAGGCTAATAGATGTTGTTCATGTCAAAGATACTACTTCTGCTACTCTAAAACAAGAGATTTGTTCTGCATTATCTCATCACAATCTCAACATTCAAAATGTTCGAGGTCAAGGGTATGACGGAGCTAGTAATATGCGTGGAGAGTGGAAAGGGTTACAAGCTTTAATTATTCAAGAATGTCCTTATGCATATTATGTTCATTGCTTTGCTCATCAATTACAGCTAGCTCTTGTTGCTGCGGCTAAAGAAGTTGTTGATGTTCATGCTTTTTTCCAAAGTTTGAGTAATATTATCAATGTTGTGTGCTCTTCTTGCAAACGCAATGATGAATTACGATCTGCTTATGCAACTGAAATTTCCCATTTAGTTGCAACTAATCAAATTGaaacaggaagaggagcaaaTCAAATTGGCACATTAAAAAGATCAGGAGATACCAGGTGGAGCTCTCACTTCAACTCAATTTGTAGCCTTTTACGTATGTTTGGAGCAACAACTTCAGTTCTGGAAGATTTGGCTACTAATGGATCTACATATTCTCAACGTGGTGATGCTACTTATGCTCTTAAatctttattatcatttgattttgttttcattttgcatATGATGAAAGAAATCATGGGAATCACTGATAAACTTTGTCAAGCATTGCAACAAAAATCTCAAGACATTTTGAATGCTATGCATCTGGTTTCTAGTACAAAGTCATTGATTCAACAGTTAAGAGATAGTAGTTGGGGAGCACTTTTGGAGAAAGTTAGTTCTTTCTGCAATGATCATGCTATTCAGATACCTGATATGGGTGCTTCTTTTAGTGACATAATTCGGTCTCGTCGTAAAAAGGATGTTGTCACTGTTGAACACCACTATCGTGTTGACATTTTTACTAGCGTGATAGATTTTCAATTGAAAGAGCTAAATAGTAGATTTAGTGAGCAAGCAACCGAGCTCCTCATACTGAGTACATCTCTAGATCCTAAAGATGCTTTCAAGTTATTCAGTGTTTGCAACATATGCAATCTTGTAAAGAATTTctattctttagatttttctgagcaagaaaagattcaattggattatgagttacaacattatgaacttgatgtggttaaagctccagattttcagaatttgtctactcttgctgaattgtgtcaaaaattaacagagacaggaaaatcaaatatatatcctttaattgatagattaattcgtcttgttttgactcttcctgtgacaacagcaacaactgaacgggccttttcagctatgaagattattaaaacaaggcttcgaaacaagatggaagatgaatttttagcagattgtatgattgtatatattgaaaagaaaattgcttcaaaattcacttcagagatgataattgatgattttagttccatgaagcatcgtcgagcaagtttaaaaatatcaaaatcttaa
- the LOC140175203 gene encoding ankyrin repeat-containing protein ITN1-like, whose amino-acid sequence MIRERLNDDNLTPRALFTEQHTNLVKEGEKWTKETASSCGVVAALVATITFSAAFTVPGGNDQSKGYPIFLHKKLFLLFIILDAVSLFSSTTSLLMFLGLLTSRYAEDDFLKSLPTKLMIGLSTMFISLATMMAAFCASLFLMLQNRSWIVIPVTLLASVPVTLYIWLQFSLLVLIFKSTYAPDIFDQNIKPWL is encoded by the coding sequence ATGATAAGGGAACGTTTAAACGATGACAATTTGACACCCAGAGCACTGTTCACAGAACAACATACCAATTTGGTGAAAGAAGGTGAGAAATGGACCAAAGAAACAGCTAGTTCTTGCGGTGTTGTAGCAGCTCTTGTAGCTACCATCACTTTTTCTGCTGCTTTCACTGTTCCCGGTGGCAATGACCAAAGCAAGGGATATCcaattttcttgcataaaaagttATTTCTATTGTTTATAATATTAGATGCAGTGTCACTCTTCTCTTCCACAACTTCACTGCTTATGTTTCTGGGTCTCCTCACTTCTCGCTATGCAGAGGATGATTTTCTCAAGTCACTGCCCACAAAGCTGATGATAGGCCTTTCCACCATGTTCATCTCTCTTGCAACCATGATGGCTGCGTTTTGTGCTTCTCTTTTCCTTATGCTCCAAAACCGATCATGGATCGTCATTCCTGTGACTCTGCTTGCCTCTGTTCCGGTTACTTTATATATTTGGTTGCAATTTTCATtgcttgttctgatctttaagtCAACCTATGCACCAGACATCTTTGATCAAAATATTAAGCCTTGGCTTTGA